In Opitutaceae bacterium TAV5, one genomic interval encodes:
- a CDS encoding translation initiation factor IF-2 → MSIRIHELAKKIGMENKALLALLKERNFDVKSVSSTVDNINAEALVEEFAATAPAEGTAAAGDATADQPDESAATSAEPLPPQGFVTRLPAGVMVKSAEDVVRERAEKAAAAEAAAAEARAAANPPPAPASAPAVSTPPPPPAPAPVPAQARVSAPPPPPAARAASAPPPPPAPVSRPSSLPPLSVPPRPATAGAPPPTPSFSTSTTPPIPPVPPSQTATITNEGDIPIIHLKPPIIVRDFATALGMKPFKLISELMEMGIFASMNQTIEDAVATRVAEKHGFLLEIKHREIPVPVTPKDKEAEKKRRAKEAQERELANLAPRPPVVCILGHVDHGKTSLLDAIRKADVAKGEAGGITQHIGAYQIEHAGKKITFLDTPGHAAFQKMRARGAAVTDIAVLVVAADDGFMPQTDEALKHAQDAGVSLMVAVNKMDVKGANLERVKQMMQERNIAPEDWGGETITVPVSAVKGTGIPDLLDMILLQAEVLELKANPKAEASGVIIESQIDIGRGPLATVIVQRGTLKVGDSLVCGPVWAKVRALFDDQGNSIKQALPSTPVRVIGWNGAPDSGSAFRTVKNAREAENLAEEEQHRIRQTAATAASAPKDVSLDNLFQNIAATQEKVLKLIIKTDVFGSTEAVRNVLEGIKTNKVSLEIVADEVGLISKTDVLMASAAGAVIIGFNTKLENGVTPLAKHHGVRIETYGIIYELADKVRDMMADLLEPDLKEVKLGAAEIRATFPLAKGFVAGCLVTEGKITRNAAARVRRKKDVVYEGKVAMLKRFKDDANEVRAGLECGIKLDDFSGYAIGDVIEVYEVQKVRASL, encoded by the coding sequence ATGAGCATCCGCATCCACGAACTCGCAAAAAAAATCGGCATGGAAAACAAGGCCCTGCTCGCCTTGCTGAAGGAGCGCAACTTTGACGTGAAGAGCGTCTCGAGCACCGTCGACAATATCAATGCCGAGGCCCTCGTTGAGGAATTTGCCGCCACCGCTCCCGCCGAAGGCACCGCCGCTGCCGGCGACGCCACGGCCGACCAGCCCGACGAGTCTGCCGCGACCTCCGCCGAACCGCTCCCGCCGCAAGGTTTCGTCACCCGCCTGCCTGCCGGCGTCATGGTCAAGAGCGCCGAGGACGTCGTTCGTGAAAGAGCCGAAAAAGCAGCCGCGGCCGAGGCCGCTGCCGCCGAGGCCCGCGCCGCCGCCAATCCTCCTCCGGCCCCTGCCAGCGCACCGGCCGTTTCCACACCTCCCCCCCCGCCCGCTCCGGCTCCGGTTCCGGCTCAGGCCCGCGTGAGCGCTCCTCCGCCGCCACCGGCGGCCCGTGCCGCCAGCGCTCCGCCCCCCCCGCCCGCTCCCGTTTCCCGTCCGTCCAGCCTGCCGCCGCTCTCCGTGCCGCCTCGTCCGGCCACCGCCGGTGCTCCGCCCCCGACCCCGTCCTTCTCCACATCGACCACGCCGCCCATCCCGCCGGTTCCCCCGTCGCAGACGGCCACCATCACCAACGAGGGCGACATCCCCATCATCCACCTGAAGCCGCCGATCATCGTGCGCGACTTCGCCACCGCGCTCGGCATGAAGCCCTTCAAGCTCATCTCCGAACTGATGGAAATGGGCATCTTCGCCTCGATGAACCAGACCATCGAGGACGCCGTCGCCACCCGCGTCGCCGAGAAACACGGCTTCCTTCTCGAAATCAAGCACCGCGAAATCCCTGTCCCCGTCACCCCCAAGGACAAGGAAGCCGAGAAAAAGCGCCGCGCCAAGGAAGCCCAGGAACGCGAACTCGCCAATCTCGCCCCGCGCCCGCCTGTCGTCTGCATCCTCGGCCATGTTGACCATGGCAAGACCTCCCTCCTCGACGCCATCCGCAAGGCCGACGTCGCCAAGGGCGAAGCCGGCGGCATCACCCAGCACATCGGCGCCTACCAGATCGAGCACGCCGGCAAAAAAATCACCTTCCTCGACACGCCCGGCCACGCCGCCTTCCAGAAAATGCGCGCCCGCGGCGCCGCCGTCACCGACATCGCCGTCCTCGTCGTCGCCGCCGACGACGGCTTCATGCCGCAGACCGACGAAGCCCTCAAGCACGCGCAGGACGCCGGCGTCTCGCTCATGGTCGCCGTCAACAAGATGGACGTCAAAGGCGCCAACCTCGAACGCGTGAAGCAGATGATGCAGGAGCGCAACATCGCCCCGGAAGACTGGGGAGGCGAGACGATCACCGTGCCTGTCTCCGCCGTCAAAGGCACCGGCATCCCCGACCTGCTCGACATGATCCTGCTCCAGGCCGAAGTCCTCGAACTCAAGGCCAACCCCAAGGCCGAGGCCAGCGGTGTCATCATCGAATCGCAGATCGACATCGGGCGCGGTCCCCTCGCCACGGTCATCGTCCAGCGCGGCACGCTCAAGGTCGGCGACTCCCTCGTCTGCGGTCCCGTCTGGGCCAAGGTCCGGGCTCTCTTTGACGACCAGGGCAACAGCATCAAGCAGGCCCTGCCCTCCACGCCCGTTCGCGTCATCGGCTGGAACGGCGCGCCCGACAGCGGCTCCGCCTTCAGGACCGTCAAGAACGCCCGCGAAGCCGAAAATCTCGCCGAGGAAGAACAGCATCGCATCCGCCAGACGGCCGCCACCGCCGCCTCCGCTCCCAAGGACGTTTCCCTCGACAACCTCTTCCAGAACATCGCCGCCACCCAGGAGAAAGTTCTCAAGCTCATCATCAAGACCGATGTCTTCGGCTCCACCGAAGCCGTCCGCAACGTCCTCGAAGGCATCAAGACGAACAAGGTCTCGCTCGAGATCGTGGCCGACGAGGTCGGCCTCATTTCCAAGACCGACGTCCTCATGGCCAGCGCCGCCGGCGCCGTCATCATCGGCTTCAACACGAAGCTCGAAAACGGCGTCACCCCGCTCGCCAAGCATCACGGCGTACGCATCGAGACCTACGGCATCATCTACGAACTCGCCGACAAGGTGCGGGACATGATGGCCGACCTGCTCGAACCCGACCTCAAGGAAGTCAAGCTCGGCGCCGCCGAGATCCGCGCCACCTTCCCGCTGGCCAAGGGATTTGTCGCCGGTTGTCTCGTCACCGAAGGCAAGATCACCCGCAACGCCGCCGCGCGCGTCCGTCGCAAGAAGGACGTCGTTTACGAAGGCAAGGTCGCCATGCTCAAACGCTTCAAGGACGACGCCAACGAAGTGCGCGCCGGCCTCGAGTGCGGTATCAAGCTCGACGACTTCAGCGGCTACGCAATCGGCGACGTCATCGAAGTCTACGAAGTCCAGAAAGTCAGAGCGTCGCTCTGA
- a CDS encoding phosphoesterase encodes MHFPRLSPLFAALLADLDRAPETPLVVIGHARPDGDCIGSQAALARVLLARGFDTICANPDPVPRRVLFASGELPFLRYDDLDADAARIGGERTALFVDCAGPDRAGPRFQARYPTPAANIDHHLSNPGFALHNIVDNAAAAACEILAGLFLDNNLPIDALTAQALYTGISTDTGQFRFPATTARTFTLAAELVSRGADPAAAGYQLYERETFASLQLKRHFLDSLQLECDGRACIGFLPDGVFEKLGASPEDTEGLVDNARCIEGVDIGALIEERPDSIKASLRAKDARYRVDRIAAQFGGGGHACAAGLNLKGDARPALADFRKALVAAIAAQFAAVERNPTD; translated from the coding sequence ATGCACTTCCCGCGCCTCTCCCCCCTCTTTGCCGCCCTCCTCGCCGACCTCGACCGCGCGCCGGAAACCCCGCTCGTCGTCATCGGCCACGCCCGCCCCGACGGTGACTGCATCGGCTCCCAGGCCGCGCTCGCCCGCGTACTCCTCGCCCGCGGCTTCGACACGATCTGCGCCAACCCTGACCCGGTGCCACGCCGCGTCCTCTTCGCCTCCGGCGAACTCCCGTTTCTCCGGTACGACGACCTCGATGCCGACGCCGCCCGTATCGGCGGCGAGCGTACCGCCCTCTTCGTCGATTGCGCCGGCCCCGACCGCGCCGGCCCCCGCTTTCAGGCCCGGTACCCGACGCCTGCGGCCAACATCGACCACCACCTTTCCAACCCCGGCTTCGCCCTCCACAACATCGTGGACAACGCTGCGGCCGCCGCCTGCGAAATCCTCGCCGGCCTCTTCCTCGACAACAATCTGCCGATCGACGCCCTTACCGCCCAGGCGCTCTACACCGGCATTTCGACCGATACCGGCCAGTTCCGTTTCCCCGCCACCACGGCCCGCACCTTCACCCTTGCGGCCGAGCTCGTCAGCCGTGGCGCCGATCCCGCCGCCGCCGGTTACCAGCTCTACGAACGCGAGACCTTCGCCAGCCTCCAGCTCAAACGGCATTTCCTCGATTCGCTCCAGCTCGAATGCGACGGACGCGCCTGTATCGGTTTTCTCCCCGACGGCGTTTTCGAAAAACTCGGCGCCAGCCCCGAGGACACCGAAGGCCTGGTGGACAACGCCCGCTGTATCGAAGGCGTGGATATCGGCGCCCTGATCGAGGAGCGCCCCGACAGCATCAAGGCCAGCCTCCGCGCCAAGGACGCCCGTTACCGGGTGGACCGCATCGCCGCGCAATTCGGCGGCGGCGGCCACGCCTGCGCTGCCGGCCTCAACCTGAAAGGCGACGCCCGCCCCGCGCTCGCCGATTTCCGCAAGGCCCTCGTCGCCGCCATCGCCGCGCAGTTTGCCGCCGTGGAGCGAAATCCGACGGACTGA
- a CDS encoding LacI family transcriptional regulator: MPGITMRDVANAAKVSAMTVSLALRNHPSIPDRTRQRIRTLAESLGYRPNPLVATLMTELRTKKRRGAAATIAYVTRDMPVHTWVQTTTHAKFFLGAQKRAKSLGYRLEKFNLAEKGMTAERMAGILWQRNIRGIVLAPAPVLTRTEETCWQQFATVLLGFSITGLKGHRVANHHARTMMRVLTELHRCDYRRFGIVLHERENPRVDWSWLAGYDVFFRQDEKCHPIPVLSWNSQGDFDQWFRRWRPDAIATFDTCVADWLRQLGCDVPSEVGVAHLSLHPEECEFSGTDQHCEVIGATAVDVVIEEMHHNHLGVPRHPKTVLIESDWIAGATTRPPADPP; the protein is encoded by the coding sequence CTGCCAGGCATAACCATGCGTGATGTGGCAAACGCAGCCAAGGTCAGCGCAATGACGGTCTCGCTGGCCCTGCGCAACCACCCCAGCATCCCCGACCGGACACGACAGCGCATCCGGACACTCGCCGAGTCCCTCGGCTACCGTCCCAATCCCCTGGTCGCCACGCTGATGACTGAATTGCGCACCAAGAAGCGGCGGGGCGCCGCCGCCACCATTGCCTACGTCACTCGCGACATGCCGGTTCATACGTGGGTGCAAACCACGACCCACGCGAAATTTTTCCTCGGCGCGCAGAAGCGGGCCAAATCCCTCGGCTACCGCCTGGAAAAATTCAACCTGGCGGAGAAAGGCATGACCGCCGAACGCATGGCCGGCATCCTCTGGCAGCGCAACATACGCGGGATCGTTCTTGCGCCCGCCCCCGTGCTCACCCGCACGGAGGAAACCTGCTGGCAGCAATTCGCGACGGTACTCCTGGGCTTTTCGATCACCGGCCTGAAAGGACACCGGGTGGCCAACCACCATGCGCGCACCATGATGCGCGTGCTCACGGAATTGCATCGCTGCGACTACCGCCGCTTCGGAATCGTATTGCACGAACGCGAAAACCCCCGCGTGGACTGGAGTTGGCTGGCGGGTTACGATGTCTTTTTCCGTCAGGACGAAAAGTGCCATCCCATTCCCGTCCTCTCGTGGAATTCGCAAGGTGACTTCGACCAGTGGTTTCGCCGCTGGCGGCCTGATGCCATCGCCACGTTCGACACCTGCGTGGCGGACTGGCTTCGCCAACTCGGATGCGACGTTCCCAGCGAAGTCGGTGTGGCGCACCTGAGCCTGCACCCCGAGGAATGCGAGTTCTCGGGCACCGACCAGCATTGCGAAGTGATCGGCGCCACCGCTGTGGACGTAGTGATCGAGGAAATGCACCACAACCACCTCGGCGTTCCCCGTCATCCTAAAACCGTTTTGATCGAAAGCGACTGGATCGCCGGCGCCACCACCCGGCCGCCGGCAGACCCGCCGTAG
- a CDS encoding ribosome-binding factor A, giving the protein MSTRQLRVNELIQRELSAILRKRYQEEAALITITGVAVTPDTREGKVFVAVTGDDDLATQKLRWLRKHAQELRFELGRTIILKHMPVLAYEFDTATERGNRILDLLDRLAEEEKRKTPPSA; this is encoded by the coding sequence ATGTCCACCCGCCAACTCCGCGTCAACGAGCTCATCCAGCGCGAGCTGAGCGCCATCCTTCGCAAACGCTACCAGGAGGAGGCCGCGCTGATCACCATCACCGGCGTTGCCGTCACGCCCGACACCCGCGAAGGCAAGGTCTTCGTGGCCGTCACCGGTGACGACGATCTCGCCACGCAAAAACTCCGCTGGCTGCGCAAGCACGCGCAGGAACTCCGCTTCGAGCTCGGCCGCACCATTATCCTCAAGCACATGCCGGTGCTCGCGTACGAATTCGACACCGCGACCGAACGCGGCAACCGCATCCTCGACCTCCTCGACCGGCTCGCCGAAGAGGAAAAACGCAAGACCCCGCCGTCCGCCTGA
- a CDS encoding transcription elongation factor NusA has product MSSEILSVLEYMEKEKGIARADMIAAIVNAIKAAAQKGVSAGQELKIDINPRNGQLHAWQLLKVVDSIGDPRLEIHIEKAQAIQPGAQIGDIVEKEVDPASLGRIAAQTARQAVMQKLRQFEKDRIYDDFKDMVGNIVTGTVRRRERDDIYIDLGKAEAALTRKEQVPGEEYQAGDRIRCLLLAIDNTPRGPELILSRASPKFVRRLFEVEVAEIADGTVRIQAFAREPGYRTKIAVISTDPKVDPVGACVGARGARVKTIVRELNGEKIDIINWFEDPKQMVAEALKPAVPREMILDEKSRRILIRVAASDLAIAIGRKGQNARLTSRLVGWRLDIEEHKVETIDPRTAATRLLVQTFGLAENLAARLVAVGINSPAAFEGVDAEDLTDAGFSPAEAQEIIGRVSSTA; this is encoded by the coding sequence ATGAGCAGCGAAATACTTTCAGTCCTCGAATACATGGAAAAGGAGAAGGGCATTGCGCGCGCCGATATGATCGCCGCGATCGTCAATGCCATCAAGGCCGCCGCCCAGAAAGGCGTCTCCGCCGGCCAGGAGCTCAAGATCGACATCAACCCCCGCAACGGCCAGCTCCACGCGTGGCAGCTTCTCAAGGTGGTGGACTCCATCGGCGACCCCAGGCTCGAGATCCACATCGAGAAAGCCCAGGCCATCCAGCCCGGCGCCCAGATCGGTGATATCGTGGAGAAAGAAGTCGACCCCGCCTCCCTCGGCCGCATCGCCGCGCAGACCGCCCGCCAGGCCGTCATGCAAAAACTCCGCCAGTTCGAGAAGGACCGCATTTACGATGACTTCAAGGACATGGTCGGCAACATCGTCACCGGCACCGTCCGCCGCCGCGAACGCGACGACATCTACATCGATCTCGGCAAGGCCGAAGCCGCCCTCACCCGCAAGGAACAGGTCCCCGGCGAGGAATACCAAGCCGGCGACCGCATCCGCTGCCTCCTGCTCGCCATCGACAACACCCCGCGCGGTCCCGAGCTCATCCTCAGCCGCGCCAGTCCCAAGTTCGTTCGCCGCCTCTTCGAAGTCGAGGTCGCCGAGATCGCCGACGGCACCGTCAGGATCCAGGCCTTCGCCCGCGAACCCGGCTACCGGACAAAAATCGCCGTCATCAGCACCGACCCCAAGGTCGATCCTGTCGGCGCCTGCGTCGGTGCCCGCGGCGCCCGCGTCAAGACCATCGTCCGTGAGCTCAATGGCGAGAAGATCGACATCATCAACTGGTTCGAAGACCCGAAGCAGATGGTGGCCGAAGCCCTCAAGCCCGCCGTGCCGCGCGAGATGATCCTCGACGAAAAGTCCCGCCGCATCCTCATCCGCGTGGCCGCCTCCGACCTCGCCATCGCCATCGGCCGCAAGGGCCAGAACGCGCGCCTCACCTCCCGCCTCGTCGGCTGGCGCCTCGATATCGAGGAACACAAGGTCGAGACCATCGACCCGCGCACCGCCGCCACCCGCCTCCTTGTCCAGACCTTCGGCCTCGCCGAAAACCTCGCCGCGCGCCTCGTCGCCGTCGGCATCAACTCGCCCGCCGCCTTCGAAGGCGTCGACGCCGAGGATCTCACCGACGCCGGCTTCAGTCCCGCAGAGGCGCAGGAAATCATCGGCCGCGTCAGCAGCACCGCCTGA